The Chryseobacterium phocaeense genome includes the window AAGTGGGAAATGATATTGAAAAACTCAATTCCAGAGAGCAGAACAGTCGCGATTCCCTGAAAATTGTTTACTCAAAAAAAATAACAAAGCATCTGGTTCAGCAGGAAGCTAAAATGGAGCGCCGGATTTCAGATTCATTAAAGCAATATACAAAGGGAAAACCGGTTAATGGGGAAATTGTAAAATTTATACTAAAGAAAAAGCAGGTACTCATGGCGGATTCTCTCGGACGCCTCTACGGAACGCTTGATATGACAGCGCTTCCGCCAACCCGAGTTAAAGATTCAAAAACAGCAACTATTGAGTCAGGTGAAAATAACGCTCACGAAAAAACAAAGGTTTCAGACATCCTGTATCTTGTGATATTCATGTTCGGGGCGGTGGGAATTTATTCTTTTATTTTCAAAAGGAAATCCCTCAATCTTGGTGGCGATAATGTACCGCTTTGGATCAAGATTGTTTTGTCTGTTGTCCTTGTCTCCATGCTGGTGTATCTGTTTTATCCGCTGATAAAAATGTTCGGATACAACTGGTTCGTATGGATTCTGGTCTTTTTTGTTCTTATGCTTCTTTACCGCCTGTTCAGTGAAGATAAAACCATTTTAAAACCGGATGATGATGAATAGACAGAAATTTATAGACAAATTCCTGATTGCATTTATGATTCTTACGGTGTTTAAGATCATAGGAATCGGGGCGCAGCTTTTTCACGAAAGTATATGGAGTGTTATCGGGACATTGATCATTTTCCTTATTGTCGCTTTTATCGTCATGATGGTGATCACAGCCCTGAAAGATAAAGAAAGGAATACTAAGAATTCAGGAAGGAGAGAATCGGGCGGCGGAAATTTCTATCTGGAAACCTCGTTGTTTGACAAGATCAGAAATAAATACGAAGAGCTCGCCGAAAAATACATTGCTGAGAAAGATTATAAAAAAGCCGCTAAAGTATATATGAACCTTCTTCAGGACAATTTCCGTGGGGCAAAAACACTCGAAAACGGAGGTTTCTATAATGAAGCTGCTGCAGTTTATCTCAAAAAACTAAATAACAAGTCCGAAGCCGCATCCTGCTATGAAAAAGCCAAACAATACAAAAAGGCTATTGATTTGTACAAAGAAATGCAGCAAAAAGAAAAGGTAGGAGACTTGTATAAGGAACTTAATGATCTAAAAAATGCCCATACCTATTATCAGATGGTGGCGGACGATTATTCAGCCAACAGCCAGATGGTAAAAGCTTCCCTGATTTACAGCAAAAAAATGGAGCAGCCGGAGGAAGCGCAAAAAATATTACTGCAGGGCTGGGAAGAAGATAAAGACTCATTCAACTGCCTGAATAATTATTTTGCCAATGTTTTTGATATCAAAAAACTGGAAACGGAAATTCAGGACCTTTATCTGAAAACACCATCGTACAAAAAGGTCATCTATCTTGAAGCCATGAAGCATGAGTTTAAAAAAGATCCCAAACTGCAGGCCGTAACCCGCAATATCGCGTATGAAATTATTGCTGAAAAAGTAGGAACCCGCTCAGAGATCATTAATGAGCTG containing:
- a CDS encoding tetratricopeptide repeat protein, with the protein product MNRQKFIDKFLIAFMILTVFKIIGIGAQLFHESIWSVIGTLIIFLIVAFIVMMVITALKDKERNTKNSGRRESGGGNFYLETSLFDKIRNKYEELAEKYIAEKDYKKAAKVYMNLLQDNFRGAKTLENGGFYNEAAAVYLKKLNNKSEAASCYEKAKQYKKAIDLYKEMQQKEKVGDLYKELNDLKNAHTYYQMVADDYSANSQMVKASLIYSKKMEQPEEAQKILLQGWEEDKDSFNCLNNYFANVFDIKKLETEIQDLYLKTPSYKKVIYLEAMKHEFKKDPKLQAVTRNIAYEIIAEKVGTRSEIINELKHFNPDDSVILKDISRFKTGRNRMLRK